In Cedecea neteri, a single genomic region encodes these proteins:
- the glnG gene encoding nitrogen regulation protein NR(I): MQRGIVWVVDDDSSIRWVLERALTGAGLSCTTFENGNEVLDALATKTPDVLLSDIRMPGMDGLALLKQIKQRHPMLPVIIMTAHSDLDAAVSAYQQGAFDYLPKPFDIDEAVALVERAISHYQEQQQPRNAPDNGPTTDIIGEAPAMQDVFRIIGRLSRSSISVLINGESGTGKELVAHALHRHSPRVKSPFIALNMAAIPKDLIESELFGHEKGAFTGANQIRQGRFEQADGGTLFLDEIGDMPLDVQTRLLRVLADGQFYRVGGYAAVKVDVRIIAATHQNLEQRVQEGKFREDLFHRLNVIRVHLPPLRERREDIPRLARHFLQVAARELGVEAKLLHPETENALTRLAWPGNVRQLENTCRWLTVMAAGQEVLIQDLPSELFETTVTESGGVTQTNPDSWAMLLAQWAERALRSGHQDLLSEAQPEMERTLLTTALRHTQGHKQEAARLLGWGRNTLTRKLKELGME; the protein is encoded by the coding sequence ATGCAACGAGGGATAGTTTGGGTCGTTGACGACGATAGCTCCATCCGCTGGGTCCTTGAGCGCGCGTTAACCGGAGCCGGATTAAGCTGCACCACCTTTGAGAATGGCAATGAGGTGCTGGACGCGCTGGCGACCAAAACCCCGGACGTGCTGCTGTCGGACATTCGTATGCCCGGCATGGACGGTCTTGCCCTGTTAAAGCAGATCAAGCAGCGCCATCCGATGCTGCCAGTTATCATCATGACCGCGCATTCGGATTTAGACGCGGCCGTTAGCGCCTATCAACAAGGGGCTTTCGACTATCTGCCAAAACCGTTTGATATTGACGAGGCGGTAGCGCTGGTTGAACGCGCTATCAGCCACTATCAGGAACAGCAACAGCCTCGAAATGCGCCGGATAACGGGCCAACGACTGACATTATCGGGGAAGCCCCGGCGATGCAGGACGTGTTTCGTATTATTGGCCGTCTGTCGCGCTCCTCCATCAGCGTACTGATTAACGGCGAATCCGGGACTGGTAAAGAGCTTGTGGCGCACGCGCTGCACCGCCATAGCCCGCGGGTTAAATCGCCGTTTATCGCGCTCAATATGGCGGCTATTCCCAAAGATTTAATCGAATCAGAACTGTTCGGGCATGAAAAAGGGGCTTTTACCGGCGCCAACCAGATTCGCCAGGGGCGCTTCGAACAGGCTGACGGCGGCACGCTGTTTCTCGACGAAATAGGTGATATGCCGCTGGACGTTCAGACTCGTTTACTGCGCGTGCTGGCCGACGGCCAGTTTTACCGCGTGGGCGGCTACGCGGCGGTTAAAGTAGATGTCCGTATTATTGCCGCAACCCACCAGAACCTTGAGCAGCGGGTGCAGGAAGGCAAGTTTCGTGAGGACTTGTTCCACCGCCTGAACGTGATTCGAGTACACCTGCCTCCCCTTCGCGAACGTCGGGAAGATATTCCGCGTCTGGCACGCCATTTCCTGCAAGTGGCCGCACGCGAACTGGGCGTAGAAGCAAAACTGCTGCATCCCGAAACGGAAAACGCCTTAACGCGTCTGGCCTGGCCCGGCAACGTGCGCCAGCTGGAAAACACCTGTCGCTGGCTGACGGTCATGGCAGCGGGTCAGGAAGTGCTTATTCAGGATCTCCCGAGCGAGCTGTTTGAAACGACAGTGACAGAAAGCGGCGGGGTCACGCAGACCAACCCGGACAGTTGGGCCATGCTGCTGGCACAGTGGGCGGAACGAGCGTTGCGTTCCGGTCATCAGGATCTGCTTTCTGAGGCTCAGCCGGAAATGGAACGCACGCTGCTAACCACTGCGCTGAGACATACTCAGGGGCATAAACAGGAAGCAGCTCGCCTGTTGGGCTGGGGCCGAAACACGCTGACTCGTAAGCTAAAAGAGCTGGGTATGGAGTAA
- the polA gene encoding DNA polymerase I: MVQIADNPLILVDGSSYLYRAYHAFPPLTNSRGEPTGAMYGVLNMLRSLILQYQPTHAAVVFDAKGKTFRDELFEDYKSHRPPMPDDLRAQIEPLHAMVKAMGLPLLAVSGVEADDVIGTLALEAEKAGRPVLISTGDKDMAQLVTPGVTLINTMTNTILGPEEVQTKYGVPPELIIDFLALMGDSSDNIPGVPGVGEKTAQALLQGLGGLDTLYANPEKIAELTFRGAKTMAAKLEQSKELAYLSYKLATIKTDVELELGCEQLEVQPPAADELLTLFKQYEFKRWITDVEAGKWMQAKGAKPAVQPQKAAEIEAEPEAPASQLSYDNYVTILDESVLIEWIERLKKAPLFAFDTETDSLDNVSANLVGLSFATEPGVACYIPVAHDYLDAPEQISRERALELLKPLLEDEKALKVGQNLKYDRGIMQNYGIELRGIAFDTMLESYTLDSVAGRHDMDSLADRWLKHQTISFEEIAGKGKKQLTFNQIDLETAGRYAAEDADVTLQLHLKMWPKLEKVEGPLNIFKNVEMPLVPVISRIERNGVKIDPAILHAHSGELTKRLAELELKAHEIAGEEFNLSSTKQLQTILFEKQGIKPLKKTPGGAPSTSEEVLEELALDYPLPKVILEYRGLAKLKSTYTDKLPLMISPITGRVHTSYHQAVTATGRLSSTDPNLQNIPVRNEEGRRIRQAFIAPEDYVILSADYSQIELRIMAHLSRDKGLLSAFAEGKDIHRATAAEVFGLPLESVTGEQRRSAKAINFGLIYGMSAFGLSRQLNIPRKESQKYMDLYFERYPGVLEYMERTRAQAKDQGYVETLDGRRLYLPDINSSNGARRAGAERAAINAPMQGTAADIIKRAMIAVDSWLETDKPRVKMIMQVHDELVFEVHKDDVEAVSKKVHELMESSMKLDVPLLVEVGSGKNWDEAH; the protein is encoded by the coding sequence ATGGTCCAGATCGCAGACAACCCGCTTATCCTCGTTGATGGCTCTTCCTATCTTTATCGGGCATATCATGCCTTCCCACCGTTGACGAACAGCCGTGGCGAGCCAACAGGGGCGATGTACGGTGTGCTGAACATGCTGCGTAGCCTGATTTTGCAATACCAGCCGACGCACGCTGCCGTAGTGTTTGATGCCAAAGGCAAAACGTTCCGTGATGAGCTGTTTGAGGACTATAAATCGCACCGACCCCCAATGCCGGACGATCTCAGAGCGCAGATTGAGCCGCTGCATGCGATGGTTAAAGCGATGGGCCTGCCTTTACTGGCTGTCTCTGGCGTTGAAGCTGATGACGTTATTGGTACGCTGGCGCTGGAGGCTGAAAAAGCCGGTCGTCCGGTATTAATCAGTACCGGTGATAAAGACATGGCGCAGCTGGTGACGCCGGGCGTGACGCTGATTAACACCATGACTAATACCATTCTTGGGCCGGAAGAGGTGCAGACAAAATACGGCGTGCCTCCGGAGCTGATTATCGACTTCCTGGCGCTGATGGGTGACTCTTCGGACAACATCCCTGGCGTGCCGGGCGTGGGTGAAAAAACGGCACAGGCGCTGCTTCAGGGGCTGGGTGGTCTGGATACGCTTTACGCCAACCCTGAAAAAATAGCCGAACTTACCTTCCGCGGTGCGAAAACCATGGCTGCTAAGCTGGAGCAAAGCAAAGAGCTGGCCTACCTCTCCTATAAGCTCGCGACCATTAAGACCGACGTTGAGCTGGAACTGGGCTGCGAGCAGCTTGAAGTCCAGCCGCCGGCGGCAGACGAACTGCTGACACTCTTCAAGCAGTATGAATTCAAGCGCTGGATAACTGACGTAGAGGCCGGGAAATGGATGCAGGCCAAAGGGGCTAAACCGGCCGTGCAGCCGCAGAAAGCCGCTGAGATTGAAGCCGAACCGGAAGCGCCAGCCAGCCAGCTCTCTTATGACAATTACGTCACTATCCTGGATGAGAGCGTACTGATTGAATGGATTGAGCGGCTGAAAAAAGCGCCGCTCTTTGCCTTTGATACCGAGACCGACAGCCTGGACAACGTCAGTGCCAATCTGGTGGGGCTTTCCTTTGCCACTGAACCCGGAGTGGCCTGTTATATTCCCGTTGCGCATGACTATCTCGACGCGCCGGAGCAGATTTCTCGCGAGCGCGCGCTGGAGCTACTTAAGCCGCTACTGGAAGACGAGAAAGCGCTGAAAGTCGGGCAGAACCTGAAATACGACCGTGGCATCATGCAGAATTATGGCATTGAGCTGCGGGGTATCGCTTTTGACACCATGCTGGAATCCTACACGCTGGACAGCGTTGCAGGTCGTCATGATATGGACAGCCTGGCCGATCGCTGGCTGAAGCACCAAACCATCTCGTTCGAAGAGATTGCCGGCAAGGGCAAAAAGCAGCTGACCTTTAACCAGATCGATCTGGAAACTGCCGGGCGCTATGCGGCAGAAGACGCCGACGTTACCCTGCAGCTGCATCTAAAGATGTGGCCTAAGCTCGAGAAGGTTGAGGGCCCGCTTAACATCTTTAAAAACGTCGAAATGCCGCTGGTGCCGGTGATTTCGCGCATTGAACGCAACGGCGTGAAAATCGACCCGGCTATTTTGCACGCGCATTCTGGTGAGCTGACTAAACGCCTGGCCGAGCTTGAACTCAAAGCTCATGAAATCGCTGGAGAAGAATTCAATCTCTCTTCTACAAAGCAGCTGCAAACCATTCTCTTTGAAAAGCAAGGTATTAAGCCGCTGAAGAAAACGCCGGGCGGTGCGCCTTCGACGTCTGAAGAGGTGCTTGAAGAGCTGGCGCTGGACTATCCGCTGCCGAAAGTGATCCTGGAATACCGTGGCCTGGCTAAGCTGAAATCCACCTACACCGACAAGTTACCGCTGATGATTAGCCCGATAACCGGACGTGTACATACGTCTTATCACCAGGCTGTTACGGCCACCGGGCGTTTATCTTCTACCGATCCTAACCTGCAGAACATTCCTGTTCGCAACGAAGAAGGGCGTCGTATTCGCCAGGCCTTTATTGCGCCTGAAGATTACGTGATTCTTTCTGCGGACTACTCGCAAATTGAACTGCGCATTATGGCTCACCTCTCCCGTGATAAAGGCCTGTTAAGCGCCTTTGCCGAAGGGAAAGATATCCACCGCGCCACCGCTGCGGAAGTGTTTGGTCTGCCGCTTGAAAGCGTCACCGGCGAGCAGCGCCGAAGCGCGAAAGCGATTAACTTTGGTCTGATCTACGGCATGAGCGCCTTTGGCCTTTCCCGCCAGCTCAATATTCCGCGTAAAGAGTCCCAAAAGTATATGGATCTCTACTTCGAGCGCTATCCGGGCGTGCTGGAGTATATGGAGCGTACGCGTGCTCAGGCGAAAGATCAGGGTTATGTTGAAACGCTGGATGGCCGCCGTCTTTACTTGCCGGACATCAATTCCAGCAACGGTGCTCGCCGCGCCGGCGCGGAACGTGCGGCAATTAACGCCCCGATGCAGGGTACCGCTGCCGATATTATCAAGCGCGCGATGATCGCCGTCGACAGCTGGCTGGAGACAGACAAGCCACGTGTGAAGATGATAATGCAGGTGCACGATGAACTGGTGTTCGAAGTACACAAAGACGACGTGGAAGCGGTGTCTAAAAAGGTGCATGAGCTGATGGAAAGCAGCATGAAGCTCGACGTGCCGCTGCTGGTGGAAGTGGGCAGCGGTAAAAACTGGGATGAGGCGCATTAA
- a CDS encoding YshB family small membrane protein: protein MLESMIHMVTRGAEAGAAAGHSPQTAVAAVMCALLVSFFS, encoded by the coding sequence ATGTTGGAATCCATGATTCATATGGTAACGCGTGGCGCTGAAGCTGGTGCAGCCGCGGGCCATTCGCCGCAGACGGCGGTAGCCGCGGTGATGTGCGCGTTACTGGTGAGCTTCTTTAGCTAA
- the yihA gene encoding ribosome biogenesis GTP-binding protein YihA/YsxC, protein MKNWNYQLTKFVLSAPDIRHLPSDTGIEVAFAGRSNAGKSSSLNTLTNQKSLARTSKTPGRTQLINLFEVAEGKRLVDLPGYGYAEVPEEVKHKWQRALGEYLQKRNSLKGLVVLMDIRHPLKDLDQQMIEWAVASNIEVMLLLTKADKLASGARKAQLNMVREAILAFGGNIEVEAFSSLKKTGVDKLRLKLDSWYNDLPPAVEEEAAEE, encoded by the coding sequence TTGAAAAACTGGAACTATCAACTGACTAAGTTCGTGCTCAGCGCACCGGACATTCGCCATCTGCCTTCTGATACCGGTATTGAGGTTGCTTTCGCAGGCCGCTCTAACGCGGGGAAATCCAGCTCGCTGAACACGCTGACCAATCAGAAAAGCCTGGCGCGTACCAGTAAAACCCCTGGCCGTACCCAGCTAATCAACCTGTTTGAAGTTGCCGAAGGCAAACGCCTGGTAGACTTACCTGGCTACGGCTACGCCGAAGTCCCGGAAGAGGTGAAACACAAATGGCAGCGCGCGCTGGGGGAATACCTGCAAAAGCGTAACAGCCTGAAAGGCCTGGTCGTACTGATGGATATCCGTCATCCGCTTAAAGATCTTGATCAGCAGATGATTGAGTGGGCCGTCGCCAGCAATATCGAAGTCATGCTGCTGCTGACCAAAGCCGATAAGCTGGCATCGGGCGCGCGTAAAGCCCAGCTGAATATGGTGCGTGAAGCAATTCTGGCGTTTGGCGGGAATATCGAGGTTGAAGCGTTCTCTTCCCTGAAGAAAACCGGCGTTGATAAACTGCGTTTGAAGCTGGATAGCTGGTACAACGATCTTCCGCCGGCGGTGGAAGAGGAAGCGGCTGAAGAGTAA
- the yihI gene encoding Der GTPase-activating protein YihI, which yields MKQPNSAPQGKKPAKARRKSREEIDQEARERKRQKKHRGHAAGSRANGESQAKGGKSSGQTKDPRIGSKKPIQLGVTDAAPVAKQHKPKSEKPMLTPQAELDMLENDERLDGLLERLEAGETLSKEEQSWVDAKLDRIDALMEQLGIAWEDDEEEEEKADDLMRLLKGGN from the coding sequence ATGAAGCAACCAAACTCGGCACCACAAGGTAAAAAACCGGCAAAAGCACGCCGTAAATCACGCGAAGAGATCGACCAGGAAGCGCGTGAGCGCAAGCGTCAGAAAAAACACCGTGGCCACGCAGCGGGGAGCCGTGCGAATGGCGAAAGCCAGGCTAAAGGCGGCAAATCATCGGGTCAGACTAAAGACCCTCGTATTGGCAGTAAAAAACCAATTCAACTGGGCGTAACCGATGCAGCACCGGTCGCTAAACAGCACAAACCGAAGAGCGAGAAACCTATGCTAACACCACAGGCTGAGCTGGATATGCTGGAAAACGATGAGCGCCTGGACGGGCTGCTCGAGCGTCTGGAAGCGGGCGAAACCCTGAGTAAAGAAGAGCAGTCCTGGGTGGATGCGAAGCTCGATCGCATCGATGCGTTGATGGAACAGCTCGGTATCGCCTGGGAAGACGATGAAGAGGAAGAAGAAAAAGCGGATGATTTGATGCGTCTGCTGAAGGGCGGTAACTGA
- the hemN gene encoding oxygen-independent coproporphyrinogen III oxidase, giving the protein MSEQLIDWDLALIQKYNYSGPRYTSYPTALEFSEAFGEQAFLQAVARYPERPLSLYVHIPFCHKLCYFCGCNKIVTRQQHKADQYLDALEQEIIHRAPLFTGRQVSQLHWGGGTPTYLSKAQISRLMALLRGNFHFNDDAELSIEVDPREIELDVLDHLRQEGFTRLSMGVQDFNKEVQRLVNREQDEEFIFALIERARALGFTSTNIDLIYGLPKQTPESFAFTLKRVAELSPHRLSVFNYAHLPTLFAAQRKIKDADLPSAQQKLDILQETIASLTGSGYQFIGMDHFARPDDELAIAQREGKLHRNFQGYTTQGDTDLLGLGVSAISMIGDCYAQNQKELKRYYQQVDEQGNALWRGLALTRDDCMRRDVIKALICNFQLNFADIEQAWSLTFADYFAEDLGLLAPLAKDGLVEVSEQGIQVTGKGRLLIRNICMCFDAYLRQKARLQQFSRVI; this is encoded by the coding sequence ATGTCTGAGCAGTTAATTGACTGGGATCTGGCTCTGATCCAGAAATATAATTATTCAGGGCCGCGTTACACCTCTTATCCAACCGCACTGGAATTTTCTGAAGCCTTTGGCGAACAAGCATTTTTGCAGGCGGTTGCCCGTTACCCGGAGCGACCTCTGTCGCTTTACGTGCATATCCCGTTCTGCCACAAGCTTTGCTATTTCTGTGGCTGCAATAAAATTGTGACCCGCCAGCAGCACAAGGCCGATCAGTATCTCGATGCGCTGGAGCAGGAAATCATCCACCGTGCGCCGCTGTTTACGGGCCGACAGGTGAGCCAGCTGCACTGGGGCGGCGGGACGCCAACTTATCTGAGCAAAGCGCAAATAAGCCGCCTGATGGCGTTGTTGCGTGGCAATTTCCATTTTAATGATGACGCGGAACTGTCTATTGAAGTTGATCCGCGCGAAATTGAACTGGATGTGCTCGACCATCTTCGGCAGGAAGGCTTTACCCGTCTTAGCATGGGCGTTCAGGACTTCAATAAAGAAGTGCAGCGCCTCGTCAACCGAGAGCAGGATGAAGAGTTTATCTTCGCGCTGATCGAGCGCGCGCGGGCACTGGGGTTTACTTCCACCAACATTGACCTGATTTACGGCCTGCCAAAGCAAACGCCGGAAAGCTTTGCCTTCACGCTTAAGCGCGTGGCCGAGCTAAGCCCGCATCGCCTCAGCGTTTTCAACTATGCTCACCTGCCGACGCTATTCGCTGCCCAGCGCAAGATTAAAGACGCTGACTTACCGAGCGCGCAGCAGAAACTGGATATTCTGCAGGAAACCATCGCCTCGCTGACGGGGTCTGGTTACCAGTTTATCGGGATGGATCACTTTGCCCGCCCGGACGATGAACTGGCGATTGCCCAGCGGGAAGGCAAGCTACACCGTAATTTCCAGGGGTATACCACTCAAGGGGATACCGATCTGCTGGGGCTTGGCGTGTCGGCCATTAGCATGATCGGTGACTGCTATGCCCAGAACCAGAAAGAGCTGAAGCGCTATTATCAGCAGGTGGATGAGCAGGGCAATGCGCTGTGGCGTGGCCTGGCGCTCACGCGGGACGATTGCATGCGCCGCGATGTTATCAAGGCGCTGATCTGCAACTTCCAGCTGAACTTCGCCGACATTGAGCAGGCGTGGTCGCTGACGTTTGCGGATTACTTTGCCGAGGACTTAGGCCTGCTGGCGCCGCTGGCGAAAGATGGGCTGGTGGAGGTCAGTGAGCAGGGGATTCAGGTGACCGGCAAGGGACGCCTGCTGATTCGCAACATTTGCATGTGCTTTGATGCCTACCTGAGGCAAAAGGCGCGCCTGCAGCAGTTTTCCAGAGTGATATAA
- the glnL gene encoding nitrogen regulation protein NR(II), producing MATGALPDAGQILNSLINSILLVDDELAVHYANPAAQQLLAQSSRKLYGTPLPDLLSYFSLNIGVMQESLMAGQGFTDNEVTLVIDGRSHILSLTAQKLPEGYILMEMAPMDNQRRLSQEQLQHAQQIAARDLVRGLAHEIKNPLGGLRGAAQLLSKALPDPSLTEYTKVIIEQADRLRNLVDRLLGPQQPGMHVTESIHKVAERVVKLVSMELPDNVTLVRDYDPSLPEFAHDPDQIEQVLLNIVRNALQALGSEGGEIILRTRTAFQLTLHGSRYRLAARIDIEDNGPGIPAHLQDTLFYPMVSGREGGTGLGLSIARSLIDQHSGKIEFNSWPGHTEFSVYLPIRK from the coding sequence ATGGCAACTGGCGCGCTGCCCGATGCTGGGCAGATTCTGAATTCTCTCATCAACAGCATCCTGCTCGTGGATGACGAGCTGGCGGTTCACTACGCCAACCCTGCGGCTCAGCAACTGCTGGCGCAGAGTTCACGCAAGCTGTACGGCACACCTTTGCCGGATCTCTTGAGTTATTTCTCGTTGAATATTGGCGTCATGCAGGAAAGCCTGATGGCAGGCCAGGGGTTTACCGACAACGAGGTGACGCTGGTCATTGATGGCCGATCGCACATTCTTTCTCTGACGGCGCAAAAGCTGCCGGAAGGGTACATCCTGATGGAAATGGCGCCGATGGATAATCAGCGTCGATTGAGTCAGGAACAGCTGCAACATGCGCAACAGATTGCTGCCCGAGATTTAGTTCGCGGCCTTGCGCATGAGATTAAAAACCCGTTAGGCGGCTTACGTGGCGCGGCGCAACTGCTGAGTAAAGCGCTTCCTGACCCGTCGCTGACGGAGTACACCAAAGTCATTATTGAACAGGCGGACCGCCTACGTAATCTGGTGGATCGTCTGCTAGGGCCTCAGCAGCCGGGCATGCACGTCACCGAAAGCATTCATAAAGTGGCCGAGCGCGTGGTGAAGCTTGTGTCGATGGAGCTGCCGGATAACGTCACTCTTGTACGGGATTACGATCCTAGTTTGCCGGAGTTTGCGCACGATCCTGACCAAATTGAGCAAGTTTTACTGAATATCGTTCGCAATGCGCTGCAGGCGCTGGGAAGCGAAGGGGGCGAAATTATCTTGCGTACCCGTACCGCTTTCCAGCTGACGCTGCACGGTTCTCGCTATCGCCTCGCGGCACGCATAGATATTGAAGATAACGGCCCGGGTATCCCGGCACATTTGCAGGACACGTTGTTCTACCCGATGGTCAGCGGACGAGAAGGCGGCACAGGGCTGGGTCTTTCCATCGCGCGTAGCCTGATCGACCAGCATTCGGGGAAAATCGAATTCAACAGTTGGCCTGGTCATACCGAGTTTTCGGTTTACCTGCCTATTCGGAAGTAG